A single region of the Maniola jurtina chromosome 6, ilManJurt1.1, whole genome shotgun sequence genome encodes:
- the LOC123866275 gene encoding trypsin 5G1-like, whose product MTDKVQGRIFGGEEVDSIIQFPFVVQVTTTLTFCSGVIISENYILTTAQCIYFNQDPIEVRAGSVVRGEGFLIPIAEAVYHPDNSFSTDYDIAYMRTETPLVFGEDMEPGVLVMTRDRTPILFNVTGWGKRGNEISNERYNVLRTLRLLTVSKRYCESEYRERSPVKENLGMTTFCGEAFDSEGGACDGDAGSPASVGYLIYGLFSFSLECKGPTVAPSVFTDLQDIEIREFITEGTGVEYENH is encoded by the exons ATGACTGACAAAGTACAGGGAAGGATTTTTGGAGGCGAGGAAGTGGACTCTATAATCCAGTTTCCTTTCGTAGTACAAGTGACCACAACACTAACATTTTGTTCAGGCGTCATTATTAGCGAGAACTACATTTTAACTACAGCTCAGTGCATTTATTTTAATCA GGATCCCATTGAGGTTAGAGCTGGCAGCGTAGTCCGTGGTGAGGGATTTCTCATACCGATCGCCGAAGCGGTCTATCATCCGGATAACTCTTTCAGTACAGACTACGACATTGCATATATGAGGACAGAGACACCTCTTGTCTTCGGCGAAGATATGGAGCCGGGCGTGTTGGTCATGACCCGAGACAGAACGCCTATATTATTCAACGTTACCGGTTGGGGGAAAAGGGGAAATGAGATATCAAACGAG cgTTATAATGTACTCAGGACATTACGTCTGCTAACTGTAAGCAAACGTTATTGTGAAAGTGAATACCGGGAACGCAGCCCGGTAAAAGAGAATCTCGGCATGACCACGTTTTGCGGGGAAGCGTTTGACTCGGAAGGAGGGGCTTGTGAC GGTGATGCCGGTAGTCCAGCAAGTGTTGGATATTTGATATATGGACTTTTCAGCTTCTCTCTTGAATGTAAAGGACCTACCGTGGCTCCCAGCGTCTTTACTGACCTCCAAGACATCGAAATCCGTGAGTTTATCACAGAAGGTACAGGAGTAGAGTATGAGAATCATTAA